TAAATATTCACTTTTACGATCAAAAAAACCAGTGATTGAAGAAGTGGTTTCTTCAATTGATAATGTTGCATCTTCATAAATTCTAAAACATTGAAGTATTTCATTAACTTGATTAATTCCAACAGTTTCATCTAAAGAAATTCCAATATCTCCGTTGTTAAAGTATCTAAAATTTATATTTTTGGAAATAGCAATATTTTCGATTTGTTTTGAATCAATTTTTGGGCTAATATTAAGAGTATCAAAATAAACTGAATTGTTAATAATATTTCCAGCTTTTTCCAAGCATTTACTTAAAAGGGAAGTATGGGAATGAACTCTATTTGCAATTTTTTTAATTCCTTCAGGTCCATGATAAACAGCATACATTCCAGCCATAACAGCTAACAAAACTTGAGCTGTGCAAATGTTAGATGTCGCCTTTTCTCTTCTTATATGTTGTTCTCTAGTTTGTAAAGCCATTCTTAAAGCTGGCTTACCAAGTGAATCAGTTGAAACACCAATAATTCTACCAGGTATTACTCTTTTAAACTCATCTTTTGAAGCAAAAAAAGCTGCATGTGGTCCTCCATATCCCATTGGTACTCCAAATCTTTGTGAATTACCAACTACAATGTCAGCTCCAAATTCTCCAGGTGGAGTAAGTAAAGCAAGTGAAAGTAAATCAGTTGCAACAGTTACAATTGCCTTATTATCATGAACTTTTTGAATAAACTCTTTATAATCTTCTACTTTTCCATCATGTGCAGGATATTGAAGCAAAGATCCAAATAAGCCTTCGGATAAATCAAAATTATTAATATCACCAACTATTACATTAATACCTAAAGGTTGAGCTCTAGTTTTAATAACATCGATTGTTTGAGGAAAACATTTGTCTGAAACTAAAAAATTATTTGAAACATTACTTCCTTTTTGATTATAACTCATACTCATTGCTTCGGCAGCTGCAGTAGCTTCATCTAATAAAGAAGCATTTGCTATTGGAAGCCCAGTTAAATCAATAATTACAGTTTGAAAATTCAATAATGCTTGCAATCTACCTTGAGCAATTTCAGCTTGATAAGGAGTATATTGGGTATACCAACCTGGATTCTCTAAAATATTTCTTTGTATAACTGCTGGAGTAAATGTATTGTAATAACCCATACCTATGTATGAATTAAACACTAAATTTTTCTCAGAAATATTTTTTAATCTTGTTAATGCATCTTGTTCGCTTAATGCATCTTCAATCAATAACTCTCTTGGTAATCTTATGTTCTGAGGTATTGTATCATTTATAAGATTTTCAATCGAATCGTATCCACAAATTTCTAACATCTCATTAACTTCTTTTTGGTTTAGACCTATGTGTCTGTTTTGAAAGATATCTGGATGTGAAAAGGAGGTTTTGACCATTAAATTTATAGTATAAGAATTGTTTAAGTTACTATTGTTTTTATTGAAGACGAATAATTGTTTGCAAAATTACGAATATGATAAATATGTAAATTCTAATAATAAAAAAAAAGCAACCATACTTCAGGTTGCTTTTGATTAGTTTTGAAAAAGTACTAAATCTAAAGATATTTTGAATTTTTAAAATTAAATTATAGACTAATTCCTCGAATCAATTTTATAATTTATTTAAAAAGAATTCATTTTCTTTTTAATTAAAATTATTTAAATTAAATGTATTTTAATTTTAATAAAATTTGTAAACTTTCCTTTTCAAAATTGTTCATTTAGTATTATTTTTAACTTTACTAATTTTAACTTCCTAAAACCTTAGTGATGTTTTAGTATGATGTTAAGTTTTCTTTTAAGAAAAATTTGTTAGTTTGAGAATCGTAGTTCTCGGTTGATTGAATTGGTAAACCTTGTCTCTTTTCTTTCTCTCTTTTAATTATTTGTTTAAATAATTATTCATTAAATATAAGTTTATACCGTTTCAGTTTAAAGGTAAAACCGTTTCAGTTAAAATAATATTTAGAATTGGTTGTCATTTTGTACAAATCATGTTAACATATATTTATGAATAAATTTAGATTTACTAAGTTAATACCAACTTTAAATGATGGGAAAACTCAATTCGATAAATTGTTTGAAATATTTCAGGAAATTTTAATTCATACTTCTGGAGATGTAGCAGAAGGTTTAAAGATATTAAGTGAAATAGATAGAAAATATCAATTAACAGAAAATAATTATGGTATTGGAAATTTTGTTGAAGAGTTGAAAAAGAAAGGTTTTATTAAAGATGATATTGTTAGTGGTCAATTTAAAGTAACTGATAAAACAAAACAATCTATTCGTAAAAGTTCATTAGATCAGATATTCGGAAAACTTAAAAAATCATTAAATGGAAATCATAAAACCTCCCATACTGGTATTGGTGATGAAGTAAGCAGTGATATTCGTAATTTCCAATTTGGTGATTCTTATGAGCAAATAGCTATTACTGAATCAATAAATAACGCTTTCATAAACCAAGGTATTGACAACTTTGATATAACTGAAAGAGATTTAGAGATTCGTGAAAAGGAACATAAATCACAAAGCTCCACCGTCCTGATGATTGATATTTCTCACTCTATGATTCTTTACGGGGAAGATAGAATAACCCCTGCCAAAAAAGTAGCAATGGCTTTGTCTGAGTTAATTCAAATTAAATATCCTAAAGATACTTTAGATATTATTGTGTTTGGAAATGATGCATGGCAAATTGAAGTTAAAGATTTACCTTTCTTAGAAGTTGGACCATTTTATACTAATACAGTAGCTGGATTAGAACTAGCAATGGATTTGCTGAGAAGAAGAAAGAATCCAAATAAACAGATATTTATGATTACTGATGGAAAACCAACTTGTATTAAAGAAGGGAATAGTTATTACCAAAATAGTTGGGGTTTAGATAGAAAAATTTTAAATAAATGTTATGCTTTAGCTGCAAGTTGCAGAAGATTAAAAGTACCAGTAACAACTTTTATGATAGCTCAAGATTCATATCTCCAACAATTTGTCCAAGAATTTACTGACATAAATCAGGGAAGAGCTTTTTATACTAGTTTAAAAGGTTTAGGTGAATATATATTTGAAGACTATTCTAAAAATAGAAAGAAAACCTTAAGATAAATTCTTACTATTTGTTTAAATTTGTTCAGTTTAAGTTTCAATTAATATTTAAATATTTACCCTATACAGTAAGATAACTATAATAATTTAACCCCATAATATTTTTACCCTAATTTAAATGAAAACTATTTCAAGAAAAACCTACTCAAATTTTCTTATTATTTTTTTTACTTTTTATGTAATAACAAATCTTAAAGCTTCATCTCAAATATTGATAAATGAAATTATGTTTGATCCAATATATGTAGATGGAAAAGCGACTGCTGAGTATGTTGAATTGTTAAATAATTCAGATGAAAGTGTTCTGATTTCAGACTTCATCATTAAAGATGGAACGAATAAAATTGTTGCTCAAATTACCAAAAAAGATTTGACAATTTCACCAAAATCATACTTTATTATTGCAAGTGATACTTCAATATACAAGAAATTTCCAATGCTAAAAGATTCAAATAATTTGTATTTTAATAAAAGTTCTTCACTAGGTTTAAACTCAGAATTTGATAATGTTGTATTAATTAATAGTGATGGAAAAACAATAGATAGTTTGCAATACAAATCATCATGGCATAGAAAAGACCTCATTTCAACTAAAGGAATTTCATTAGAAAGAATCTCAAGTTTAAATGAAACAAATTTAGTCTCAAATTGGACTAGCTCATCAAGTTTATTTGGTGGAACACCTTCTAAAATCAATTCTGTTTCTTCATCTCAAGAAATTTCTGATCAATTATTCACAGTTTATCCTCAAACGTTTAGTCCTGATGGTGATGGACATGAAGATCTTTTGAGAATTACTTACAACTTACCAAATGGAAATTATAGAATAATGATTAAGGCGTATGACAAGCATGGTAATTTAGTAAATACAATTGCTAACAATTTTATTTCATCTTCAAAAGGAGAATTTTCTTGGGATGGATTAAATAGTTATTCTATAGCATTGCAATCTGGTGCTTACTTAATTAGATTTGAATATTATAATGATAATGGAAGAGGTTCAAATGCTCAAATGCAAACTGTTATCTTAGCAAAGAAATACTAAATTATTTTTTTAAATGGAAATTTACATTCAAGAATTGATTTCTAAATTTAATTTATTATAAGTTTAAAATGAAAAATTAATAAATAATTTATTAATTTACAACATTATAATATTTAAAAAATGAGTGAATTAAATTCTGAATCAAAGTTAACACAATTGTCAAATAATAAATTAACACTTTGGCTTTCATTTATTGCTAGATTGGTTTTAGGTCAAATGTTACTTATTTCTGGAGCTGAAAAATTAGTTGCTCTAAAAACGTTTTCCAATTCAATTAGTAATTATCAATTAATACCTGAAAGTTTAAATAATGTGCTTGCACTTTCTTTTGTTTGGGCAGAAATTACAGTTGGAATATTATTGATACTAGGTTTATTTGTAAAAGGAAGTTCTTTTTTATCTACGTTAATGCTTTCAGTTTTCACTATAGCAATTTTGATAGCAATGGCTCGCGGTTTAGAGATTGATTGTGGCTGCTTTGCTAAACCAGAACCAATAGGCTGGATGAAAATTTTTAAAAATTCATTATGGATTTTACTTTCATTTTATTGTATGAAATTTTCAAATAGTAAATACAGTGCTGAAAATTATCTAAAATTTAACAATGATTTAATAAAATCTTAATCAAATATTTATTATTCTTTTGTAAAATTATCTAAAATTTAATTAAATGTCTTTTTCGCAAATAATTTCTAGAATAAACAGGATAGCCAACTCATATAAATCATCTTTTAGTAGTTATGATGAAGATTTAAAAGTAGCAGAAGAATATATAAATTCTTACAACAAAAACAAAGAAATTTATGATGAAATTATTGATAAACAAGAAGACTTGGAGTTTATTAATGCTTATAAATTACTTGATGTTGATAAAGATGATAAATTAGAAACAATTGTAAATTCATTTAGGAAATTGTTGAAAAAGTATCATCCTGATAATTTTACAAACGAAAGTGAAGAGCAACAACTTTTACTTAATGATAAAGTTAGAGAAATAATAAAAGCTTATGAACTTCTCAAAAGTGTAAAAGAAAAAAAATAAGAGTGTTTTTTTAGATTTAAATAATTGTGAAACTAGAGAAATTAATAAATTAGTTTTATATTTTCATTTCAAAAGTAATCTAAAAAAATTAATTCCAAATTCCTCTTTAACGCTTATGACATCTTTTGAATATTTAAATACATTTATACCACCATTTAAATTACCAGATAACAAATAATTTCCATTCTTAAAATTCAATACTAACGGTACAGGGTTATTTATTGATGTTATTGTAGGTAAAGTATCATTTGAAGAAAATGCATGATTTTGATTTAAATAAATTAAGATTTTATTTAAACTAGAATTAATTCCTCTTCCACCAATTATTAAATCTAAATCTCCATCATTATCAATATCACCAAATCTTGGTGATGAATCAAATCCTACATCTAAAGTATCTAATAATGTTTTAGAATCTATTCTTTGAAATACATAATTAATTTTTGTTCCAGTATTATTAAAGTAAACAACCTTGCCATTCCCAGCACCAACAAACAAATCTAAATCTCCATCATTATCAAAATCAACTAAACATGGAGACGAATTTTGATTTACTTTAAATGAATCTAATTGCCAAGGGATTTGTTTTAAAGATTTCCCTTCAAAATTATACAATGATAATGTACCTTCAGAATTCCCTAATACTACCTCTGAAATACTATCATTATCTAAATCACCAACTGCAGGAGTTACATAATAATTTGTTGTTGATACATTTACCAAATTTTTAAAAGTGAGTTTTGGAGTCAAATTCTGAGTTACATCGAATAGCCATAATCTACCATTTCCATCACCAATTAATAGACCATTATAAAATTTATCTTTAATAACTGTTGGTGAGCTAAAGCTACCAAAATCCAATTCTTCAAGAAAATTTACTAATGAGTTTAATGAATATTCTTGAAAAATTGGGTTCAAATTTGATCCGATATTTTTATAAAAAATTACTTCAGTTTGGTAAGTAGAATTTAATAATGATGAACAAATCAAATCATTATCACCATCATTATCAATATCTGAGGAAATAATTTGAGTATAACTTTGAGCATCTACATACTTACCAGTATCAATAATTGTTGGAGAAAATTTTGCATTTTGTTTGGATCCTTTATTTTCAAAATATAGGATGTGACTTAAAAAAAAGTCACTAAAGAAAAAATCATAATCACCATCCGAATCCATATCAGCAAACTCAATGCAACTTGAACCATGAAGTCCATCTTGTAAACTATTTTTTCTTATATCTAAGTTAATATTACTTATTATATGAATACCAGAATATTGAGAAGTGATATATTTAAAATTTGCTTTTAAATTAGTTCCAATATTTTGATAATAAGTAATTGTACCATCAAGATTTCCAATAAATAGATCATAATCTCCATCAAAATCTATATCAACAAAATTTGGTATAGTAATTTGTTGAGCTACAATTGTAGAATTATCAATTCCTTTTAAAGTGTCTGATTTTGTATTGAATATTGGATTTTTAGTTGTTCCATTATTATAATATACTAGTAGCTCAGATAACTCTCCAGATGTAAAAAAATCAATGTCTCCATCAAAATCAATATCAATAAATCTAATCCAACTTTTAGCTTTTATTTTTTTATATTCTGAATTATAAAATTCGACAAATTTACCTTTTCCTTTATTTAAATAAACTTTAATTTGTTCATTTGGAGAAGTATAATTTAAAACAAACAATTCTGGTAATGTATCTCCAGTAACATCAATTAATGAAATTCTTGATTGGTTGAAACCTCCTGAAAATGGATTATTTATTTTATCACTTTTAAACTCTACTTCAATATCAGAATATGAATTGATTAAATTTTGAGTAAGGCAAATACAATTATTTAGAATACTAATTATAAATAATAAAATGAATTTATTATAATTAAATTTGCATTTCATTTGAATAATTTGTTAATAATTTTCAGTTAAAAATTAATTGGTTTTCCAGCGATTGATTGAAATTTTAAAAGTAGGCAAATTTTTATTTCCCTTTAAAAAAGAACTAGTTTTTCTTGATAAATTTGATGGGATAACACTTACTGAATTTTGTAAAATAACAAATGGTTTGTTAAAGTCATAATCGTATGGCTGCAAAGAAATTGCCACTGAATAATTGCCATCGTTTAATATTTTTTTAAACCCTTGTTTAATAAAATCTTCTCCAGGGAATTGATATGCTGAAACTATGTTATCTCCTGCTAAGGGACCAGCTCCTGTTGCATCTGGTCCTGTGTTTTTTGAGAATTTACCCAACGAAAAATATTCTTTTTGATTGTTAAATTCTTTAATTACCCAGCCTTCATATTTCCATCTATTATTTGATGTTGTATAAGGTAATTCTGTAAGAAACAAACCCTTTTTAATTGAGTCACCATCAGAATTTGCAAACCAAATACCAGATGCGAAATCACTTAAATCTAAGCTAGTAGGTGAATCTAAAAAGTATTGATTTACACTATCAATTAAATCATTATTAATCTTATTACCAAAAGAATCATCACCACTTAATTTTAAAATAGCTGTACCTGTAATTTCATCTCCAAAAAAATTTCCAGATAGCAATCTAACTGTTGGGGTTGTGATTGAGTCTTTAATAGATTCGATTGTTAAAATTGCATCAAAAAATAGATTAGGATTGTATCCTTCTTTAACATCTGAGTTTGTTTTAGAGTCCAAATAAAATAAATTGCCAAGTGAGTTAATTGTAAAACGACTAACGCTTAGATATTCATTATCACCATGTAAGAAAGATGATTTAGTTTTAATTTCATTAACTCTAGATTTTGGATAACTGAACCACAAATGAAAACAATAACCAGAATCCAAACTTGGGAGATTTGAAAATTCAATTTTAGAAGTTGTTCCAGGTGCAATTGGATCAGTATTACAAGAACTAATAAAAATAACTATTAATAAATATAAAATTGAATGAAAAATTTTCATCTGAATGGATGTTTATTGTTATGAAATCAAGTATTTTAATTCATATTGAATTTTATTAAGTAAAACAAGTTTGAAAAAATATTAATTTATTGCAAAAGTATACTATGTAGAGTTAAGTATAAACATAAAAAAATTCTGATTTTAACTAAAATTTAAAACTGGCAAAAATAATTTATTATTACTATTCCTTTCAAAATTAGCTATACTTCCTTCACAAAATCTTCCATTAAAAGAATTAAGTTTAGTTTCAACAATTTCATTATCTAAATTTAAGTCTAGTGGAACACCAACCCTAATATAATTTTCAGACCATCCATAAATGATGTTTTCTTCATTTGGAATTGCATTTTCAAAAAGCACTTTATAAGTTTTATTTAGATTTTTTTTAATAAAATCAAATTTTTTCATTTCGGATAATATTCGTAATCTAGAAGTTCTTTCTCTTCTAATGTTAACTGGTACTGGGTTTCCAAGTGAAGCAGCAGGAGTGTTTTCTCTTTCGCTATAAGTAAAAACATGAAAATAACTTACATCAATATCATTTAAAAAAGTAAAAGTCTCATTAAAATTCACTTCAGTTTCTGAAGGAAATCCAACAATTACATCTACTCCAATTGCACAATTAGGAATCATATTTTTAATATAATTCACTCTATCACAATAATTTTCAACTTTATATCTTCGTTTCATTTTACCTAAAATTTCATTACTCCCACTTTGTAAAGGAAGATGAAAATGAGGTAATAGTCTATCTGATTTAGAAGCTAATTTTATTATATCATCACTTAACAAATTTGGTTCAATTGAAGAGATCCTAATTCTTTCAAGCCCTTCTACATCATGCAGTTTTAGTAACAAATCATAAAAATTTTCATTAGAATTTTTTCCAAAATCACCAACATTTACACCAGTAATAACCAATTCTTTATAACCATTAGTTACTAAGCTTTGAGCTTGTTCAAATGCATTTATTATAGATTGAGATCTACTTCCCCCTCTGGCAAGTGGTATTGTGCAAAAACTACAATTATAATCGCAACCATCTTGTACCTTTAAGAAAGCTCTAGTTCGAGCATCATTTTCACTACTAAATGCAATACCAAAGGAATCTTCTATAGAAATATCTCCAACATGAATTTTAGGAGTATTAAGTTTTTTGAATTTGTTCTCATAATTAAACAAATTAAATTTTTCTGATGAGCCAACCACTAAATCAACACCTCCAATGGAGGCAATTTCTTCTGGCTTGAGTTGAGCATAACATCCAGTTACAATAATAAAAGCATTAGGATTCAATTTTAATGCTTTTCTAATTATTCTTCTACATTCTTTATCTGCATTATCAGTAACCGAACATGAGTTTATTACAATAACATCATTTATATTACTTATATCAGAAACTGTAAATCCGTTTGATCTAAATTGATCAGCAACTGAACTAGTTTCAGCATAGTTCAATTTACAGCCTAGAGTATGTAAAGCTACTTTCATTATTTAAATTTTAATATTATCTTTCATAAAAAACATTCTTAGGTAACTTTTTTTTCTTTTTGTAAGATTTTAATATTGTACCTCTACAATTATCAGAACCGCACAAACACTTATATCTTAACATATCTTCTTTTGTATGCCAGTCAAATAATTCATAACCATAATCATACACAAGTTCTTCACCAATAATAATGGTTTTCAAAGAATAAATAAATATTCTATCATCAACATTTAGTGGTTCACAATTTGGTTTACAAGAATGATTAATGTAAATTGCTTCATTTCCATTGTATCTCCCATCAATACAAACATCATTATCTACTGAAAATAAAAAAGTATGATGTCGTTTGGTATCAGAATCTGAATATTTTTCATCAGCTTCATCTTGAGAAATCCGTTCTCCAAGATATTCAATAATTTTAGTACCTTTTCGTATCTTCTTTATTGCAAATGCACCCCATCCTTGAATTGAAGACTTTTTTAACTCAAAATATTTGTTATCTGATAAAGGTTTAGTTTTAATTCTTGGCATTTAATTAATAAGTTTCATTTAAAAAATAGAACAATGAATTATAATTAGGATAATACTCTTAAATATATTTTCTAATTACCTTAATACAACTAATTTTCCAAACCAGGACTTCTTTTGATAAATTCTTTATAAAGCTTAGTTTGTCTACTTTCCATTGGAATTTTATATCCATTAATAAATACTGATTTGATTAAAGTTCTTGGTTCAAACGGATCACCATTTGCAATAAAAAAAGTAGCTTGTTTTCCAATCTCAATAGATCCTAATAATTTATCAACACCAAATATTTGTGCAGCATGAATTGTAATTGCTTTTAATGCTTCATCTTTATCCATTCCATATGCAGTTGCATAACCCGCATTAAAAGGTAAGTTTCTCGAATTAGCATATTCATTTGTTCGAATACAAACT
Above is a window of Chlorobiota bacterium DNA encoding:
- a CDS encoding VWA domain-containing protein — translated: MNKFRFTKLIPTLNDGKTQFDKLFEIFQEILIHTSGDVAEGLKILSEIDRKYQLTENNYGIGNFVEELKKKGFIKDDIVSGQFKVTDKTKQSIRKSSLDQIFGKLKKSLNGNHKTSHTGIGDEVSSDIRNFQFGDSYEQIAITESINNAFINQGIDNFDITERDLEIREKEHKSQSSTVLMIDISHSMILYGEDRITPAKKVAMALSELIQIKYPKDTLDIIVFGNDAWQIEVKDLPFLEVGPFYTNTVAGLELAMDLLRRRKNPNKQIFMITDGKPTCIKEGNSYYQNSWGLDRKILNKCYALAASCRRLKVPVTTFMIAQDSYLQQFVQEFTDINQGRAFYTSLKGLGEYIFEDYSKNRKKTLR
- a CDS encoding lamin tail domain-containing protein, with product MKTISRKTYSNFLIIFFTFYVITNLKASSQILINEIMFDPIYVDGKATAEYVELLNNSDESVLISDFIIKDGTNKIVAQITKKDLTISPKSYFIIASDTSIYKKFPMLKDSNNLYFNKSSSLGLNSEFDNVVLINSDGKTIDSLQYKSSWHRKDLISTKGISLERISSLNETNLVSNWTSSSSLFGGTPSKINSVSSSQEISDQLFTVYPQTFSPDGDGHEDLLRITYNLPNGNYRIMIKAYDKHGNLVNTIANNFISSSKGEFSWDGLNSYSIALQSGAYLIRFEYYNDNGRGSNAQMQTVILAKKY
- a CDS encoding DoxX family membrane protein; this translates as MSELNSESKLTQLSNNKLTLWLSFIARLVLGQMLLISGAEKLVALKTFSNSISNYQLIPESLNNVLALSFVWAEITVGILLILGLFVKGSSFLSTLMLSVFTIAILIAMARGLEIDCGCFAKPEPIGWMKIFKNSLWILLSFYCMKFSNSKYSAENYLKFNNDLIKS
- the mtaB gene encoding tRNA (N(6)-L-threonylcarbamoyladenosine(37)-C(2))-methylthiotransferase MtaB, with the translated sequence MKVALHTLGCKLNYAETSSVADQFRSNGFTVSDISNINDVIVINSCSVTDNADKECRRIIRKALKLNPNAFIIVTGCYAQLKPEEIASIGGVDLVVGSSEKFNLFNYENKFKKLNTPKIHVGDISIEDSFGIAFSSENDARTRAFLKVQDGCDYNCSFCTIPLARGGSRSQSIINAFEQAQSLVTNGYKELVITGVNVGDFGKNSNENFYDLLLKLHDVEGLERIRISSIEPNLLSDDIIKLASKSDRLLPHFHLPLQSGSNEILGKMKRRYKVENYCDRVNYIKNMIPNCAIGVDVIVGFPSETEVNFNETFTFLNDIDVSYFHVFTYSERENTPAASLGNPVPVNIRRERTSRLRILSEMKKFDFIKKNLNKTYKVLFENAIPNEENIIYGWSENYIRVGVPLDLNLDNEIVETKLNSFNGRFCEGSIANFERNSNNKLFLPVLNFS
- a CDS encoding SET domain-containing protein-lysine N-methyltransferase, translated to MPRIKTKPLSDNKYFELKKSSIQGWGAFAIKKIRKGTKIIEYLGERISQDEADEKYSDSDTKRHHTFLFSVDNDVCIDGRYNGNEAIYINHSCKPNCEPLNVDDRIFIYSLKTIIIGEELVYDYGYELFDWHTKEDMLRYKCLCGSDNCRGTILKSYKKKKKLPKNVFYER
- a CDS encoding DnaJ domain-containing protein, which produces MSFSQIISRINRIANSYKSSFSSYDEDLKVAEEYINSYNKNKEIYDEIIDKQEDLEFINAYKLLDVDKDDKLETIVNSFRKLLKKYHPDNFTNESEEQQLLLNDKVREIIKAYELLKSVKEKK
- a CDS encoding VCBS repeat-containing protein, with amino-acid sequence MKCKFNYNKFILLFIISILNNCICLTQNLINSYSDIEVEFKSDKINNPFSGGFNQSRISLIDVTGDTLPELFVLNYTSPNEQIKVYLNKGKGKFVEFYNSEYKKIKAKSWIRFIDIDFDGDIDFFTSGELSELLVYYNNGTTKNPIFNTKSDTLKGIDNSTIVAQQITIPNFVDIDFDGDYDLFIGNLDGTITYYQNIGTNLKANFKYITSQYSGIHIISNINLDIRKNSLQDGLHGSSCIEFADMDSDGDYDFFFSDFFLSHILYFENKGSKQNAKFSPTIIDTGKYVDAQSYTQIISSDIDNDGDNDLICSSLLNSTYQTEVIFYKNIGSNLNPIFQEYSLNSLVNFLEELDFGSFSSPTVIKDKFYNGLLIGDGNGRLWLFDVTQNLTPKLTFKNLVNVSTTNYYVTPAVGDLDNDSISEVVLGNSEGTLSLYNFEGKSLKQIPWQLDSFKVNQNSSPCLVDFDNDGDLDLFVGAGNGKVVYFNNTGTKINYVFQRIDSKTLLDTLDVGFDSSPRFGDIDNDGDLDLIIGGRGINSSLNKILIYLNQNHAFSSNDTLPTITSINNPVPLVLNFKNGNYLLSGNLNGGINVFKYSKDVISVKEEFGINFFRLLLK